The nucleotide sequence TCGTCCGTCAGGAGGTTGGCCAGGCCCAGGCCGCGGCCCATGTCGAGCAGGCCCTGGACGGCCTCCCGGACGCCCGGCACCGACTCGTCGGCGCCCAGCAGCTCCACCGCCATCCGATGGGTCTCCCGGCCGATCTTCGCCTCCAGGGCAGTCACCCGGGCACCCAGTTGCTCCTCGTACGAGGCCGCCACCCACAGCTGGAGGGCGGCCCGGAAGAGCGGGCCGGTGTAGAGGGTGATCAGCGCCTCGACCACCGTGTGGACGCGGCCCTCCCCATGCGGGGCGGGGAGGGCGCGCAGCTCCGCCGAGCGCTCCTCGGCGA is from Streptomyces hygroscopicus and encodes:
- a CDS encoding TetR family transcriptional regulator, which codes for MTPRTALRDPKQDRSRATRRRLLEAAVACLAERGWAGSTVAVVAERAGVSRGAAQHHFPTREDLFTAAVEHVAEERSAELRALPAPHGEGRVHTVVEALITLYTGPLFRAALQLWVAASYEEQLGARVTALEAKIGRETHRMAVELLGADESVPGVREAVQGLLDMGRGLGLANLLTDDGHRRERVVAQWSGILEMILTPQDPGHPSPAAS